Proteins encoded in a region of the Vibrio ponticus genome:
- the moaD gene encoding molybdopterin synthase sulfur carrier subunit, which yields MIKVLFFAQTRELVETDELQLEGEFTTVEELRAHLAAQEGKWDLALDPGRLLAAVNQSIVPLTHPLTAGDEVAFFPPVTGG from the coding sequence ATGATTAAGGTTTTATTCTTTGCTCAAACTCGAGAGTTGGTTGAAACCGATGAACTGCAACTTGAAGGTGAATTCACTACGGTTGAAGAGTTGCGTGCTCATCTAGCGGCGCAAGAGGGCAAGTGGGATCTCGCACTTGATCCTGGACGTCTTTTGGCTGCGGTAAATCAATCAATCGTTCCACTGACTCACCCGCTAACCGCTGGTGATGAAGTTGCTTTCTTCCCACCGGTTACCGGAGGCTAA
- the luxO gene encoding quorum-sensing sigma-54 dependent transcriptional regulator LuxO: protein MQQNTFTQKNRYLLMVEDTASVAALYRSYLTPLGIDINIVGTGRDAIESLSFRTPDLILLDLRLPDMTGMDVLHEVKQQNPDVPVIFMTAHGSIDTAVEAMRHGAQDFLIKPCEADRLRVTVNNAIRKASKLKTEDGINQGYQGFIGSSHTMQAVYRTIDSAAASKASIFITGESGTGKEVCAEAIHAASKRGDKPFIAINCAAIPKDLIESELFGHVKGAFTGAATDRQGAAELADGGTLFLDELCEMDLDLQTKLLRFIQTGTFQKVGSSKMKSVDVRFVCATNRDPWKEVQEGRFREDLYYRLYVIPLHLPPLRERDEDVIEIVYSLLGFMSKEEGKDFIRLSPEVVDCFSRYEWPGNVRQLQNVLRNVVVLNNGKEIRLDMLPPPLNKPIHGSEVSASQEKEVLTVHDIFPLWLTEKRAIEQAIQACDGNIPKAAGYLDVSPSTIYRKLQAWNEKQL from the coding sequence ATGCAGCAAAATACGTTTACACAAAAAAATCGCTATCTTTTGATGGTAGAAGATACGGCTTCCGTTGCCGCCTTATACCGCTCTTATCTCACGCCGCTCGGGATTGATATCAACATTGTTGGTACAGGTCGAGACGCTATTGAGAGTCTTTCTTTTCGTACCCCTGATCTGATCCTACTGGATTTACGTCTACCTGATATGACGGGTATGGACGTTCTCCATGAAGTAAAACAACAAAACCCAGATGTGCCCGTGATCTTTATGACGGCGCATGGCTCAATTGATACCGCAGTTGAGGCAATGCGACATGGTGCACAAGACTTCTTAATTAAGCCTTGTGAAGCAGACCGATTGCGCGTTACGGTCAATAATGCAATTCGTAAAGCAAGTAAGCTAAAAACTGAAGATGGAATAAATCAAGGTTATCAGGGTTTTATCGGCAGTAGTCATACGATGCAAGCGGTCTATCGCACCATAGATTCAGCGGCAGCAAGTAAGGCGAGTATTTTTATTACCGGTGAAAGTGGTACCGGTAAAGAAGTGTGTGCGGAAGCTATCCATGCGGCGAGTAAGCGTGGAGATAAGCCATTTATCGCGATTAACTGTGCCGCAATACCGAAAGACCTCATCGAAAGTGAGTTGTTTGGTCACGTAAAAGGCGCGTTTACTGGCGCGGCGACAGACCGTCAAGGGGCAGCAGAACTTGCTGATGGTGGTACCTTGTTCCTTGATGAATTGTGTGAAATGGACTTGGATTTGCAAACTAAACTACTGCGCTTTATTCAGACGGGTACTTTCCAAAAGGTGGGTTCGTCAAAAATGAAGAGCGTGGATGTGCGTTTTGTTTGTGCGACGAACCGCGATCCGTGGAAAGAGGTGCAAGAGGGACGTTTTCGCGAAGATTTGTATTATCGCTTGTATGTCATCCCACTTCATTTGCCACCTTTACGTGAGCGCGACGAAGATGTCATTGAAATTGTATACTCTTTGCTAGGTTTCATGTCGAAAGAAGAGGGCAAAGACTTCATCAGGCTGTCGCCAGAGGTCGTTGATTGCTTCTCTCGTTATGAATGGCCAGGAAACGTACGTCAATTGCAAAACGTATTGCGTAACGTTGTGGTGTTGAATAACGGCAAAGAAATTCGGTTAGATATGTTGCCACCGCCATTGAATAAGCCAATTCATGGCAGTGAGGTTAGTGCCTCACAAGAGAAAGAAGTGCTAACTGTGCACGATATTTTTCCTTTGTGGTTGACGGAGAAGCGTGCCATTGAGCAAGCCATTCAAGCTTGTGATGGCAATATTCCCAAAGCTGCAGGGTATTTAGACGTTAGCCCGTCGACAATTTATCGCAAGCTGCAAGCCTGGAATGAAAAACAACTATAG
- a CDS encoding MATE family efflux transporter, whose protein sequence is MENQSAKFVEGSTMRHILVMSGAGSVGLMALFVVDLLDMLFISMLGQVELAAAVGFAGTLVFFSTSISIATSIAMGALVSKAIGSKQFTYARTLSSSTLLTAFTISCVVSAVMYSYIPELLAAIGAQGFAAERAAAYLQILIPSGPILALGMAAGAGLRAAGDAKRSMWATLAGGIVNAVLDPLFIFVFKWNVEGAAAASVIARITVFVFSIYPLIKIHDLVAPPSWFAWRCNAKPILAIALPAIITNIATPIGNAIVTSSLAQFGEDFVAGFAVIGRIIPVCFAVIFALSGAVGPIIGQNFGAERFDRVRETLNNSLIVTTIYTILVCIVLYFVQGFIISGFSLTGDAALIVGVFCTYIAITNIFNGMQFVANTSFNNLGKPLYSTALNLGKATLGTLPFVHLGAVWFGALGVLYGQALGAIVFGLIAIWVLRKHIRDLMQGEVTELEPKDPAIKSVNTTPFCSHDAVLIEEVAANKTKLTD, encoded by the coding sequence ATGGAAAATCAAAGTGCCAAGTTTGTTGAAGGCTCAACAATGCGCCATATTCTGGTGATGTCGGGGGCCGGTTCGGTTGGTCTTATGGCACTTTTTGTTGTCGATCTCCTTGATATGCTGTTTATCAGTATGCTTGGTCAAGTGGAGTTAGCGGCAGCCGTCGGTTTTGCTGGTACCTTGGTTTTTTTCTCGACTTCTATATCAATTGCGACGTCAATCGCGATGGGCGCGTTGGTGTCAAAAGCGATTGGCAGTAAGCAGTTTACGTATGCTCGAACCTTGAGTAGCAGTACGTTACTCACCGCATTTACTATTAGTTGTGTAGTCAGCGCAGTGATGTACAGCTACATTCCAGAGTTGCTCGCAGCCATCGGTGCACAAGGTTTCGCCGCTGAAAGAGCGGCGGCGTATTTGCAAATCTTAATACCGAGTGGTCCAATTCTCGCGCTTGGTATGGCGGCAGGGGCTGGTCTTCGTGCTGCTGGTGATGCTAAGCGTTCAATGTGGGCAACGTTGGCTGGTGGTATTGTTAATGCAGTATTAGACCCACTGTTTATTTTTGTTTTTAAATGGAACGTAGAAGGGGCGGCGGCCGCTTCGGTCATTGCACGAATCACTGTGTTCGTATTTTCAATCTACCCATTGATTAAAATCCATGATCTCGTTGCTCCTCCTTCTTGGTTTGCATGGCGCTGCAATGCCAAACCCATTTTGGCGATAGCACTTCCCGCGATTATTACCAATATCGCTACCCCGATTGGCAACGCGATTGTTACTTCATCATTGGCTCAGTTTGGTGAAGATTTTGTGGCAGGTTTTGCGGTAATTGGACGGATCATTCCGGTCTGTTTTGCTGTGATTTTCGCACTGTCCGGCGCGGTAGGACCGATTATCGGGCAGAACTTTGGCGCAGAACGTTTTGATCGAGTGAGAGAGACGCTCAATAACTCGTTAATTGTTACTACGATTTACACCATCTTGGTGTGTATTGTGCTCTATTTTGTTCAAGGTTTTATCATCAGTGGTTTCAGTCTTACCGGTGACGCTGCCTTAATTGTGGGCGTATTTTGTACTTATATTGCCATCACGAATATTTTTAATGGTATGCAGTTTGTCGCGAACACTTCGTTTAATAATTTAGGTAAACCGCTATATTCGACGGCACTAAACTTAGGGAAAGCGACATTAGGGACATTACCTTTTGTTCATCTCGGTGCGGTTTGGTTTGGCGCTTTAGGTGTCCTTTATGGTCAGGCTTTGGGTGCAATTGTATTTGGTTTAATCGCAATTTGGGTGCTTCGTAAGCACATTCGAGACTTGATGCAAGGTGAGGTCACAGAGCTTGAACCTAAAGATCCGGCGATTAAAAGTGTTAATACCACACCATTTTGTAGTCATGATGCGGTATTAATTGAAGAAGTAGCCGCGAATAAAACGAAATTGACCGAT
- a CDS encoding YvcK family protein: protein MTIYSEKKVVAIGGGHGLGRMLAALKDFGANATGIVTTTDNGGSTGRIRHCQGGIAWGDTRNCVNQLITEPSISSMMFEYRFKGAGELDGHNLGNLMLTALDNLSVRPLDAINLIRNMLKVDVNLVPMSEHPSDLKALSKEGKWVTGETSVDEMEADLQRLDLEPEVPATKEGVQAIEQADMIILGPGSFLTSIMPPLLLPEIGRAIAGNSAAKLVFVENLSPEYGPAGRMSLREKLEWCERACQGRKLDVVLGAESHPELSDWNCVTTDLASPNRDWRHDRQKLHAAIIELLSQ from the coding sequence ATGACAATCTATTCAGAAAAAAAAGTGGTCGCAATTGGCGGCGGTCATGGCTTAGGTCGTATGCTTGCGGCGCTAAAGGATTTTGGAGCCAATGCGACAGGTATTGTAACCACCACAGATAACGGCGGCTCCACTGGACGAATTCGTCACTGCCAAGGCGGCATTGCTTGGGGTGATACTCGTAACTGTGTTAATCAGCTCATTACCGAACCATCAATCAGCTCGATGATGTTTGAATATCGCTTTAAAGGCGCTGGCGAATTGGATGGACATAATCTTGGTAACCTGATGTTGACCGCTCTTGATAACCTTTCGGTGCGCCCACTCGATGCAATTAACCTGATCCGCAATATGTTGAAAGTGGATGTCAATTTAGTGCCGATGTCTGAACACCCATCGGATCTTAAAGCCCTCTCAAAAGAAGGCAAATGGGTGACTGGCGAAACCAGCGTGGATGAGATGGAGGCGGATTTACAACGCTTAGACCTCGAACCTGAAGTGCCCGCCACAAAAGAAGGCGTTCAAGCTATCGAACAGGCAGATATGATCATTCTTGGTCCAGGAAGCTTTCTCACCAGCATTATGCCACCGTTATTATTACCAGAAATTGGACGCGCGATTGCTGGTAATAGTGCCGCTAAATTGGTGTTTGTCGAAAACTTATCACCAGAATACGGTCCCGCTGGTCGCATGTCATTGCGTGAAAAATTAGAGTGGTGTGAGCGAGCTTGCCAAGGTCGTAAACTCGACGTGGTCCTAGGTGCTGAATCGCATCCTGAACTCAGTGATTGGAATTGCGTGACAACCGATTTGGCTTCACCAAACCGAGACTGGCGACATGACCGTCAAAAACTCCATGCCGCCATTATTGAGTTACTCTCTCAATAA
- a CDS encoding CBS domain-containing protein, producing MESLKVRDYMKLQAVTFTPEMSLSAALDKVMGSDYLGGPVIDENKKVIGFLSGQDLLDKLIKVSYYCQDTHIVSDCMYPDVLSVSPEMSVIELAEMMQVGKPKVYPVIENGKLIGIITRKDVLRAIAKNIDECFKHPV from the coding sequence ATGGAATCGTTAAAAGTAAGAGACTACATGAAGCTACAAGCGGTAACTTTTACACCAGAGATGTCACTCAGTGCGGCCCTAGATAAAGTGATGGGTTCCGATTATCTAGGTGGACCTGTTATCGATGAGAATAAAAAAGTAATTGGCTTTTTGTCGGGACAAGATTTGCTCGATAAGTTGATTAAAGTGAGTTATTACTGTCAAGACACCCATATTGTTAGCGATTGCATGTACCCTGATGTGCTTTCGGTATCACCGGAAATGTCAGTGATTGAACTGGCTGAGATGATGCAAGTGGGTAAGCCAAAAGTTTACCCAGTGATCGAAAATGGTAAGCTAATCGGCATCATTACGCGAAAGGATGTTTTACGAGCCATCGCTAAAAATATCGATGAGTGTTTCAAGCATCCTGTGTGA
- the moaC gene encoding cyclic pyranopterin monophosphate synthase MoaC, with translation MSQFTHINASGEANMVDVSGKAETVREARAEAFVHMAPETLQLIMSGQHHKGDVFATARIAGIQAAKKTWDLIPLCHPLLLSKVEVQLEANEAENYVRIESLCKLAGKTGVEMEALTAASVAALTIYDMCKAVQKDMVIGQVRLLEKLGGKSGHFKVEA, from the coding sequence ATGAGCCAGTTTACCCATATTAATGCTTCTGGCGAAGCAAACATGGTGGACGTATCGGGCAAGGCAGAAACAGTACGTGAAGCACGCGCTGAAGCTTTTGTTCATATGGCACCAGAAACCTTGCAATTGATTATGTCTGGTCAACATCACAAAGGTGATGTGTTCGCAACGGCGCGAATTGCAGGCATTCAAGCAGCCAAGAAAACGTGGGATTTGATCCCGCTTTGCCATCCACTACTGCTTTCTAAAGTGGAAGTGCAGCTAGAAGCGAATGAAGCGGAAAATTACGTACGTATTGAGTCGTTGTGTAAACTGGCAGGTAAAACGGGCGTAGAGATGGAAGCACTAACAGCCGCTTCGGTTGCTGCGTTAACCATTTACGATATGTGTAAAGCGGTACAGAAAGACATGGTGATTGGGCAAGTTCGTCTGTTAGAGAAACTTGGCGGTAAGTCTGGACACTTTAAGGTGGAAGCATGA
- the uvrB gene encoding excinuclease ABC subunit UvrB has protein sequence MSKLYDLVSDYKPSGDQPTAIHQLLEGLDAGLAHQTLLGVTGSGKTFTLANVIATAQRPAILLAPNKTLAAQLYGEMKAFFPNNAVEFFVSYYDYYQPEAYVPTTDTFIEKDASINAHIEQMRLSATKALLERKDAIIVASVSAIYGLGDPQSYLKMMLHIRRGDVMDQRDILRRLAELQYSRNDVAFERGQFRVRGEVIDIFPAESEQDAVRIEMFDDEIDCISVFDPLTGVVKQRDLPRYTIYPKTHYVTPREKILDAIEEIKVELEQRKKYLLDNNKLLEEQRISQRTQFDIEMMNELGFCSGIENYSRYLSGRSEGEPPPTLFDYLPADGLLIIDESHVTVPQIGAMYKGDRSRKETLVEYGFRLPSALDNRPLKFDEFESLAPQTIFVSATPGNYELEKSADEIADQVVRPTGLLDPELEVRPVATQVDDLLSEVRIRAAKDERVLVTTLTKRMAEDLTEYLSEHDVRVRYLHSDIDTVERVEIIRDLRLGEFDVLVGINLLREGLDMPEVSLVAILDADKEGFLRSERSLIQTIGRAARNVNGKAILYADRITGSMERAMGETNRRREKQQAYNLEQGIEPQALKRNIKDIMELGDIGKARKQRNSKAVPLSKVAEPSQDYQVLSPQQLEKEISKLEAQMYQHAQDLEFELAAAKRDEIEKLRAQFITNS, from the coding sequence ATGAGCAAACTGTATGACTTGGTCTCAGATTATAAGCCCTCAGGTGATCAGCCAACGGCAATCCATCAATTACTAGAAGGACTCGATGCCGGTCTTGCCCATCAAACCTTGTTGGGTGTAACCGGCTCAGGTAAGACTTTTACCTTGGCGAATGTGATTGCGACTGCTCAGCGCCCTGCAATTTTGCTCGCGCCTAACAAAACGCTTGCGGCGCAGCTCTACGGAGAGATGAAAGCATTTTTCCCTAATAATGCGGTTGAGTTTTTTGTGTCTTACTACGATTACTACCAGCCAGAAGCTTATGTACCGACTACGGATACGTTTATTGAGAAAGATGCTTCGATCAACGCGCATATCGAACAAATGCGTTTGTCGGCAACCAAAGCACTACTTGAGCGAAAAGATGCCATCATTGTCGCTTCGGTCTCGGCGATTTACGGCTTGGGTGATCCGCAATCGTATCTAAAAATGATGTTACATATTCGCCGTGGCGATGTGATGGATCAGCGTGACATATTGCGTCGTTTAGCAGAATTACAATACAGCCGTAATGATGTTGCTTTTGAGCGTGGGCAATTCCGCGTCCGTGGCGAAGTGATTGATATTTTCCCAGCGGAATCAGAGCAAGACGCAGTTCGCATTGAAATGTTCGATGACGAAATTGATTGTATCAGTGTGTTTGACCCATTAACGGGTGTGGTGAAACAGCGTGATTTACCACGCTACACGATTTACCCGAAAACCCACTACGTAACGCCGCGTGAGAAAATTCTTGATGCGATAGAAGAGATCAAAGTCGAGTTAGAGCAACGCAAAAAGTATTTGTTAGACAATAACAAGTTGCTTGAAGAGCAGCGTATTAGTCAGCGTACTCAGTTCGATATTGAGATGATGAATGAGCTTGGATTCTGTTCCGGCATCGAAAACTATTCCCGTTACTTAAGTGGTCGTAGCGAGGGTGAGCCGCCACCAACCTTGTTTGATTATCTACCCGCTGACGGTTTACTCATTATCGATGAGTCACATGTTACTGTGCCGCAAATTGGTGCGATGTATAAAGGCGACCGCTCACGTAAAGAAACGCTGGTGGAATACGGTTTCCGTCTACCTTCTGCTTTGGATAACCGCCCACTCAAATTTGATGAATTTGAATCACTGGCGCCACAGACGATTTTTGTTTCAGCCACACCGGGTAATTATGAGCTAGAGAAATCAGCGGATGAAATTGCGGACCAAGTGGTTCGTCCAACCGGTCTACTCGATCCAGAGCTTGAAGTTCGTCCAGTGGCGACTCAGGTTGATGATTTACTCTCAGAAGTGCGTATTCGCGCCGCTAAAGATGAGCGTGTGTTAGTGACCACTCTCACTAAACGCATGGCAGAAGATTTAACCGAATACTTGAGCGAGCATGATGTTCGCGTTCGTTACCTTCACTCAGACATTGACACTGTTGAACGTGTGGAGATTATCCGTGACTTGCGCCTTGGGGAGTTTGATGTGTTAGTGGGTATTAACTTACTGCGTGAGGGTCTTGATATGCCGGAAGTATCGCTGGTCGCGATTCTGGATGCGGACAAAGAAGGTTTCTTACGCTCTGAGCGTTCACTGATTCAGACGATTGGTCGTGCTGCGCGTAACGTCAATGGTAAGGCGATTCTCTACGCAGACCGTATTACCGGTTCGATGGAACGAGCAATGGGGGAAACGAATCGTCGTCGCGAGAAACAGCAAGCGTATAACCTAGAGCAAGGCATTGAACCACAAGCACTGAAACGTAATATTAAAGATATTATGGAGCTAGGGGATATCGGTAAGGCTCGTAAACAGCGTAACAGTAAGGCAGTACCACTGTCGAAAGTTGCCGAACCGTCGCAAGACTACCAAGTGCTTTCTCCGCAGCAGCTTGAAAAAGAGATCAGCAAATTGGAAGCGCAAATGTATCAACATGCGCAAGATCTTGAGTTTGAATTGGCTGCCGCTAAGCGAGATGAGATTGAGAAGTTGCGTGCGCAGTTCATTACCAACAGCTAA
- the moaB gene encoding molybdenum cofactor biosynthesis protein B, translated as MGHAESKFQPANIAVLTVSDTRTEENDTSGRFLVENAQDAGHNVVDKQIVIDDMYKIRAIVSQWIADENVQAIMITGGTGFTSRDSTPEALKPLFDKEVEGFGELFRLVSYEEIGTSTIQSRAIAGFANHTVIFAMPGSTGACRTGWTKIIKQQLDASHRPCNFMPHLSV; from the coding sequence ATGGGTCATGCAGAAAGCAAGTTCCAACCAGCAAACATTGCAGTTCTAACCGTTTCTGACACTCGTACAGAAGAAAATGATACATCAGGTCGTTTCCTAGTAGAAAACGCTCAAGATGCAGGTCATAACGTTGTTGATAAGCAAATTGTTATTGATGACATGTACAAAATTCGTGCGATCGTTTCTCAGTGGATTGCTGATGAAAACGTGCAAGCAATCATGATCACTGGTGGTACTGGTTTCACTTCACGTGACAGCACGCCTGAAGCGCTTAAGCCTCTATTCGACAAAGAAGTAGAAGGTTTCGGTGAGCTATTCCGTCTGGTTTCTTACGAGGAAATCGGTACATCGACTATTCAGTCTCGCGCGATCGCAGGCTTTGCTAACCATACGGTAATTTTTGCGATGCCAGGTTCAACGGGTGCATGTCGTACTGGTTGGACAAAGATCATCAAGCAACAGCTAGATGCGAGCCACCGTCCTTGTAACTTTATGCCACACCTTTCAGTTTAA
- the luxU gene encoding quorum-sensing phosphorelay protein LuxU, with product MDIINQQQVERLKQEIGADNLPILLEIFLNELNQYAEKLDLPDSDQDAYLKEISHALKSSAASFGAEALCRLAIDYDSSGKSGLALTSPEDKQKMLDLLKETHQQYEGLLRE from the coding sequence ATGGACATTATTAATCAACAGCAAGTTGAACGTTTGAAGCAAGAGATTGGTGCGGATAATTTACCAATTTTATTGGAAATTTTCTTAAATGAGCTCAATCAATATGCCGAGAAACTGGATCTGCCAGACAGCGATCAAGACGCTTATCTTAAAGAGATAAGCCATGCCTTAAAAAGCAGTGCCGCGAGCTTTGGTGCAGAAGCGTTATGTCGTCTAGCGATTGATTATGACAGTTCAGGGAAGTCAGGACTGGCATTAACCAGCCCTGAAGATAAGCAAAAAATGTTAGATTTACTCAAAGAGACCCATCAACAATATGAAGGGTTATTGAGAGAGTAA
- a CDS encoding anaerobic C4-dicarboxylate transporter family protein, translating into MFLIEFLVVLGCILIGARIGGIGLGVMGGIGLAILSFVFGLKPTSPPIDVMLMIMAVVAAAAAMQAAGGLDYLIKVASNILRKNPRQITFIAPLVTWSFTFLAGTGHVAYSVLPVIAEVSRRSGIRPERPLGMAVIASQFAIVASPIAAAVVALVAFLEPQGITLADVLMVTIPGTFLGLASACLIVNKLGKELKDDPEYQRRMQDPAFRKEMEEETQVEEIEIRPEAKRAVGLFLFGALAVVIMGAFPFLRPNFDGSPMGMAHTIEIIMLAMGALIILICKPDGNAITQGSVFHAGMRAIVAIFGIAWLGDTFIGGHDLMVKEAVSGMVEVAPWTFAFALFGLSVMVNSQGATTAVLVPVGIMLGLPPEVIIATFVAVNGYFFIPNYGPIIASIDFDRTGTTKIGKYIFNHSFMIPGLLSLVFSIIFGFIFAGIVL; encoded by the coding sequence GTGTTTTTGATAGAGTTTTTAGTTGTTCTGGGATGTATTTTAATTGGTGCGCGGATCGGTGGTATCGGTCTGGGCGTAATGGGTGGTATTGGCTTAGCGATCTTAAGCTTTGTCTTTGGCTTAAAACCGACCAGTCCACCTATTGATGTCATGCTAATGATCATGGCGGTAGTTGCAGCGGCAGCGGCAATGCAAGCGGCTGGTGGTCTAGATTATCTGATTAAAGTGGCATCTAACATTTTGCGCAAGAACCCTCGCCAAATCACTTTTATTGCGCCACTGGTTACTTGGTCATTTACCTTTTTAGCGGGTACTGGTCACGTAGCTTATTCAGTTCTACCGGTTATTGCCGAAGTGAGTCGTCGTAGCGGCATTCGCCCTGAGCGCCCACTGGGTATGGCGGTAATCGCATCTCAGTTTGCTATCGTGGCAAGCCCTATCGCAGCTGCGGTTGTTGCTCTGGTTGCATTTTTAGAGCCGCAAGGCATTACCCTAGCTGATGTACTGATGGTAACCATTCCGGGTACATTTCTTGGTCTTGCCTCTGCTTGTTTAATTGTGAACAAGCTTGGCAAAGAGCTAAAAGACGATCCTGAATACCAACGTCGCATGCAAGATCCTGCTTTCCGTAAAGAGATGGAAGAAGAGACTCAAGTAGAAGAGATTGAGATTCGTCCAGAAGCGAAACGTGCAGTTGGTCTGTTCCTATTTGGTGCACTAGCCGTGGTTATTATGGGGGCATTCCCATTCCTACGACCAAATTTTGATGGTTCACCGATGGGCATGGCACATACGATTGAAATCATCATGCTAGCCATGGGTGCGCTGATTATTTTGATCTGTAAACCGGATGGTAACGCGATCACGCAAGGTTCGGTATTCCACGCGGGTATGCGTGCGATCGTCGCAATCTTCGGTATTGCCTGGCTTGGTGATACATTCATCGGTGGTCACGATTTGATGGTGAAAGAGGCGGTATCAGGCATGGTGGAAGTCGCGCCATGGACGTTTGCATTTGCGCTGTTTGGTCTATCTGTGATGGTAAACAGCCAAGGTGCAACGACTGCGGTATTGGTGCCTGTAGGTATTATGCTTGGTCTGCCACCAGAAGTAATTATCGCGACGTTTGTTGCGGTTAACGGTTACTTCTTTATTCCTAACTACGGTCCAATCATTGCCTCAATTGACTTTGACCGTACAGGAACGACTAAGATTGGCAAATATATCTTTAACCACAGCTTTATGATTCCGGGTCTACTGAGCTTAGTGTTCAGTATTATCTTCGGCTTTATCTTTGCAGGTATCGTGTTGTAA
- the moaE gene encoding molybdopterin synthase catalytic subunit MoaE, which produces MDPRVLVQVEDFNVGDEYQALAQSNASGAVVTFVGKVRDMNLGDDVVGLSLEHYPGMTEKALAEICNEAEQRWPLEGIRVIHRVGDMTTGDQIVFVGVASAHRGAAFEACEFVMDYLKTKAPFWKKERTTEATRWVDSRDSDAKAAERWQN; this is translated from the coding sequence ATGGATCCTCGTGTATTAGTACAAGTTGAAGACTTCAACGTTGGCGACGAGTACCAAGCACTCGCGCAGAGCAATGCTTCTGGTGCCGTGGTGACTTTTGTCGGCAAAGTGCGCGACATGAACTTAGGCGACGATGTAGTGGGTCTTTCTCTTGAACACTACCCAGGTATGACAGAAAAAGCTTTGGCTGAAATCTGTAATGAAGCTGAGCAGCGCTGGCCGTTAGAAGGCATTCGTGTTATCCACCGCGTAGGTGATATGACAACTGGCGATCAAATCGTGTTTGTTGGTGTGGCTAGTGCGCATCGCGGCGCAGCATTTGAAGCGTGCGAATTTGTTATGGACTACCTAAAAACCAAAGCCCCGTTCTGGAAAAAAGAGCGCACAACAGAAGCGACACGTTGGGTAGACTCACGTGACTCAGATGCGAAAGCCGCAGAGCGTTGGCAAAACTAG
- the moaA gene encoding GTP 3',8-cyclase MoaA, with product MAQQLEDKFHRKFYYLRLSVTDVCNFKCTYCLPDGYKPSGQKNSSFLSLPEIQRVVRAFADCGTSKVRITGGEPSLRKDFTQIIETVANTNGIRKVATTTNGYRMEKQVAEWQQAGLTHINVSVDSLDPRLFHQITGENKFNQVMAGIDRAFEVGYSQVKVNVVLMKDLNSHQLPLFLDWIKHRPIQLRFIELMQTGEMDELFQNHHVSGVQIRNQLIANGWLLKIRENNDGPAQVFVHPDYQGEIGLIMPYEKGFCESCNRLRVSALGKLHLCLFGDHGVELRDLLEQDEQEPLLIQRIQEQLQTKSVSHFLQDGNTGMTPHLASIGG from the coding sequence GTGGCGCAACAATTAGAAGATAAATTCCATCGCAAGTTTTACTACTTGCGTCTCTCTGTTACAGATGTTTGTAACTTTAAATGTACATATTGCTTACCTGATGGTTACAAGCCTTCGGGGCAAAAAAACTCGTCTTTTTTATCGCTTCCTGAAATTCAACGTGTAGTACGCGCATTTGCTGACTGCGGTACGAGTAAAGTTCGTATCACCGGTGGTGAGCCAAGTTTGCGTAAAGATTTTACGCAGATTATCGAAACGGTTGCCAATACTAACGGTATCCGCAAAGTCGCCACCACCACCAATGGCTACCGTATGGAGAAGCAAGTTGCCGAATGGCAGCAAGCGGGTTTAACGCATATCAATGTCAGTGTTGATAGTCTTGACCCACGTCTTTTCCATCAAATCACAGGCGAAAATAAGTTCAATCAAGTAATGGCGGGTATCGACCGAGCTTTCGAGGTTGGTTATTCACAGGTCAAAGTCAATGTTGTATTGATGAAAGATCTGAACTCACACCAATTGCCGCTATTTCTTGATTGGATTAAACACCGCCCAATTCAATTACGTTTTATAGAATTGATGCAGACTGGTGAAATGGACGAGCTATTTCAAAATCATCACGTCTCCGGTGTACAAATTCGCAATCAGTTGATCGCAAATGGTTGGTTACTCAAAATTCGCGAGAATAATGACGGTCCTGCTCAGGTTTTTGTTCACCCTGACTACCAAGGTGAAATCGGTTTGATCATGCCTTATGAAAAAGGATTTTGTGAAAGCTGTAACCGACTACGCGTATCCGCATTGGGTAAACTACATCTTTGTCTGTTTGGTGATCACGGGGTTGAACTGCGTGATCTGCTTGAGCAAGATGAGCAAGAACCTTTGTTAATTCAACGCATTCAAGAGCAGTTACAAACCAAGTCTGTTAGTCATTTCTTGCAAGATGGCAACACAGGTATGACGCCACATCTGGCATCAATTGGCGGCTAA